One genomic segment of Ricinus communis isolate WT05 ecotype wild-type chromosome 5, ASM1957865v1, whole genome shotgun sequence includes these proteins:
- the LOC107261242 gene encoding putative pentatricopeptide repeat-containing protein At3g18840 produces MNSLKDGFRVQVHSIKSGCILPVFTSNKLIHLYSKHGLAREARNLFDEMPEKNVFSWNAIISAHIRTHNLTQAKAIFDSASVRDLVTYNLMLSGYVRVDGCESYALDLFKEMPRNRSKVGIDEFSLTTMVKLFAKLSMLCHGRQVHSYMVKTANDKSGFAVSSLIDMYSKCGCFKAALEVFKGCERVVDLVSKNAMVAACCREGEMDLALKLFWRENELNDTVSWNTLISGYVQNGYAVESFKSFVRMMDNGVMWNEHTFASLLSACSGLRNLKLGKEIHACVLKNGMDSNPYIESGIIDVYCKCGNVKYAESIYLGSRIGSPFSTSSMIVGYSLQGNMAEARRLFDSLEEKNAIVWTALFTGYVKLQHCEAIFELFSEFRSKEAMVPDSLILISVLGACALEAALSPGKQIHGYVFRMGITMDKKMSTAMVDMYSKSGSTAYAEKVFQNVNERDSILYNVMMAGYAHNGHEIEAIQLFQEMLEKGVRPNVVTFVALLSACRHCGLVDLGEKFFYSMTEEYNILPEIDHYTCMIDLYGRANQLEKAVSLMNRIPIEQQDAVILGAFLNGCRLNRNAVLAKEAEEKLLKMVGDNGARYVQLANVYAAEGDWVEMGRIRKQMREKEAKKFAGCSWVYLDNRVHIFTSGDRTHKKVSSIYLMLACLTAELYQVSGDTLLRKAALF; encoded by the coding sequence ATGAATTCCCTCAAAGATGGTTTCAGAGTTCAAGTCCACTCCATAAAATCAGGTTGTATATTACCCGTCTTCACCTCCAATAAACTCATTCACTTATACTCCAAACATGGTCTCGCACGAGAAGCACGAAATCTGTTCGATGAAATGCCGGAGAAAAACGTTTTCTCTTGGAATGCTATAATCTCCGCGCACATTAGAACCCATAATTTAACACAAGCAAAGGCTATATTTGACTCTGCTTCTGTTAGAGATTTGGTTACCTATAATTTAATGTTATCGGGTTATGTAAGGGTTGATGGGTGTGAATCATATGCCCTTGATTTGTTTAAAGAAATGCCACGTAACCGTTCTAAGGTTGGAATCGATGAGTTTAGTCTTACAACAATGGTTAAATTGTTCGCTAAGCTATCTATGTTGTGTCACGGAAGGCAGGTACATTCATATATGGTTAAAACAGCTAATGATAAAAGTGGGTTTGCTGTTAGTTCTTTGATTGACATGTATTCAAAATGTGGGTGTTTTAAAGCCGCTCTTGAGGTTTTTAAAGGATGTGAAAGAGTTGTAGATTTGGTTTCGAAGAATGCTATGGTGGCAGCTTGTTGTAGAGAAGGTGAAATGGATTTAGCTTTGAAGCTGTTTTGGAGAGAGAATGAGTTGAATGATACAGTTTCTTGGAATACTTTGATTTCAGGTTATGTTCAAAACGGATACGCGGTAGAATCATTCAAATCATTTGTTCGCATGATGGATAATGGTGTTATGTGGAACGAACATACTTTTGCTAGCCTTTTGAGTGCCTGTTCTGGTTTAAGGAACTTGAAGCTTGGAAAGGAAATCCATGCTTGTGTATTAAAAAATGGGATGGATTCAAATCCTTATATAGAAAGTGGAATTATTGATGTTTATTGCAAGTGTGGGAATGTGAAATATGCCGAATCGATATATTTAGGTAGTAGGATTGGAAGTCCATTTTCAACAAGTTCTATGATTGTGGGGTATTCCTTACAAGGGAATATGGCGGAAGCTCGTAGGCTTTTTGATTCTTTGGAAGAGAAAAATGCTATTGTTTGGACGGCTTTGTTTACTGGGTATGTCAAGTTACAGCACTGTGAAGCTATTTTTGAACTTTTCAGTGAGTTTAGGTCCAAGGAAGCAATGGTTCCTGACAGTTTGATTCTTATCAGTGTGCTTGGAGCCTGTGCATTGGAAGCTGCACTTAGTCCAGGAAAGCAAATTCATGGTTATGTATTTAGAATGGGGATTACAATGGATAAAAAAATGAGCACTGCTATGGTCGATATGTATTCAAAAAGTGGGAGTACAGCATATGCAGAAAAAGTTTTCCAAAATGTTAATGAAAGAGATTCTATCCTTTACAATGTAATGATGGCTGGTTATGCTCATAACGGACATGAGATTGAAGCTATCCAGTTGTTTCAGGAAATGCTGGAGAAAGGAGTCAGACCAAATGTAGTTACTTTTGTTGCGCTTCTATCTGCTTGCCGTCACTGTGGACTGGTAGATTTAGgtgaaaaattcttttattccaTGACTGAAGAATATAATATACTGCCTGAAATTGATCATTACACATGTATGATTGATCTTTACGGACGGGCTAATCAACTAGAAAAAGCAGTATCACTAATGAACAGAATCCCCATAGAACAACAGGATGCTGTAATCCTGGGGGCATTCTTAAATGGCTGTAGGCTAAATAGGAACGCAGTATTAGCAAAAGAAGCAGAGGAGAAACTGTTAAAGATGGTGGGAGATAATGGCGCACGTTATGTGCagctggctaatgtttatgcAGCAGAAGGGGATTGGGTTGAGATGGGAAGAATAAGGAAGCAGATGAGAGAAAAGGAGGCCAAGAAGTTTGCTGGTTGCAGTTGGGTATACCTTGATAACAGAGTTCATATATTTACCTCTGGTGACAGAACTCACA
- the LOC8279526 gene encoding ribokinase isoform X1, translated as MESSVQRRLDYISRHLLLLPEVDTLALYPVLVKGEEIKHNEEADPVVIGGMVLDIHATPSIPPYPRTTTPGKVQYALGGVARNIAECMSKLGTKPYMISALGNDMAGNLLLEHWNSAGLSTEGIQKHQKIRTAVISNIFDAHGEVAAGVADVEAVEKFLTPEWILQCKCKISSASVLLVDANLTPPALEASCQVAAEYNIPVWFEPVSVAKSTRIASIVSDVTFASPNEDELIAMANALSCASIFHPIDRDSSKKYSTESLFQMLKPAILVLLEKGIKTVAVTLGANGVFLCSTEPNFTRTRLERTKKYGYNGSLYDIIESSCPSSKFSDALQTQGSSHLLAVHFPTLPASVVRLTGAGDCLVGGTLASLCSGLDIMQSMAVGIVVAKTAVETEGNVPSAFSLASISDDARLVYSAARVLFHQSML; from the exons ATGGAGAGCAGTGTGCAGAGGAGGTTGGATTATATTTCTCGTCATCTTTTACTGCTACCTGAAGTTGATACTCTTGCTTTGTACCCG GTTTTAGTAAAAGGTGAGGAAATTAAACATAATGAGGAGGCAGACCCAGTTGTTATAGGAGGGATGGTGTTGGATATTCATGCCACTCCTTCAATCCCTCCCTATCCTAGAACCACTACTCCTGGcaag GTCCAATATGCACTTGGGGGTGTAGCAAGGAATATTGCTGAATGCATGTCGAAACTTGGAACTAAGCCTTACATGATTAGTGCTCTGGGCAATGACATGGCTG GGAACTTGCTTTTGGAGCACTGGAATTCTGCTGGGTTATCCACAGAAG GCATTCAAAAACATCAAAAGATCAGAACTGCTGTCATATCCAACATATTTGATGCCCATGGCGAGGTGGCTGCTGGTGTTGCTGATGTGGAAGCAGTT GAAAAGTTCCTGACACCTGAGTGGATTCTGCAATGTAAATGCAAAATTTCTTCTGCTTCAGTCTTGCTGGTTGATGCAAATCTGACTCCTCCTGCTTTAGAAGCTTCGTGTCAAG TGGCAGCAGAATATAACATCCCAGTTTGGTTTGAGCCCGTTTCAGTAGCAAAATCCACGAGAATTGCCTCAATTGTCAGTGAT GTAACTTTTGCCTCACCCAATGAAGATGAGCTTATTGCCATGGCAAATGCTTTGTCTTGTGCAAGTATATTTCATCCTATTGACAGGGATAGCAGCAAAAAGTATTCAACAGAGTCTTTATTCCAAATGTTAAAACCTGCCATCTTGGTTTTGCTAGAGAAGGGTATCAAGACAGTTGCTGTGACTCTTGGTGCTAATGGAGTGTTCTTATGTTCTACTGAGCCAAACTTCACAAGGACTAGGTTGGAGAGAACCAAAAAGTACGGATATAATGGATCGCTATATGATATTATAGAATCAAGCTGTCCTTCAAGTAAATTCTCTGATGCATTGCAGACTCAGGGAAGCTCTCATTTATTAGCTGTACATTTTCCTACCCTTCCTGCGTCAGTTGTAAGGCTTACAGGGGCTGGTGACTGCTTGGTTGGTGGGACACTTGCTTCTCTTTGTTCAGGCTTAGATATTATGCAGAGTATGGCTGTTGGTATTGTAGTTGCCAAAACTGCTGTTGAGACAGAGGGTAATGTGCCTTCAGCATTTAGTTTGGCCTCTATCTCAG ATGATGCAAGGCTGGTATACTCTGCTGCCAGAGTGCTATTCCATCAATCAATGctataa
- the LOC8279526 gene encoding uncharacterized protein LOC8279526 isoform X2, with amino-acid sequence MTWLGTCFWSTGILLGYPQKMEGSGRVILVNRQFAIQYRNSIQKHQKIRTAVISNIFDAHGEVAAGVADVEAVEKFLTPEWILQCKCKISSASVLLVDANLTPPALEASCQVAAEYNIPVWFEPVSVAKSTRIASIVSDVTFASPNEDELIAMANALSCASIFHPIDRDSSKKYSTESLFQMLKPAILVLLEKGIKTVAVTLGANGVFLCSTEPNFTRTRLERTKKYGYNGSLYDIIESSCPSSKFSDALQTQGSSHLLAVHFPTLPASVVRLTGAGDCLVGGTLASLCSGLDIMQSMAVGIVVAKTAVETEGNVPSAFSLASISDDARLVYSAARVLFHQSML; translated from the exons ATGACATGGCTG GGAACTTGCTTTTGGAGCACTGGAATTCTGCTGGGTTATCCACAGAAG ATGGAGGGGAGTGGGAGGGTCATCTTGGTGAATAGACAATTTGCCATTCAGTACAGAAACA GCATTCAAAAACATCAAAAGATCAGAACTGCTGTCATATCCAACATATTTGATGCCCATGGCGAGGTGGCTGCTGGTGTTGCTGATGTGGAAGCAGTT GAAAAGTTCCTGACACCTGAGTGGATTCTGCAATGTAAATGCAAAATTTCTTCTGCTTCAGTCTTGCTGGTTGATGCAAATCTGACTCCTCCTGCTTTAGAAGCTTCGTGTCAAG TGGCAGCAGAATATAACATCCCAGTTTGGTTTGAGCCCGTTTCAGTAGCAAAATCCACGAGAATTGCCTCAATTGTCAGTGAT GTAACTTTTGCCTCACCCAATGAAGATGAGCTTATTGCCATGGCAAATGCTTTGTCTTGTGCAAGTATATTTCATCCTATTGACAGGGATAGCAGCAAAAAGTATTCAACAGAGTCTTTATTCCAAATGTTAAAACCTGCCATCTTGGTTTTGCTAGAGAAGGGTATCAAGACAGTTGCTGTGACTCTTGGTGCTAATGGAGTGTTCTTATGTTCTACTGAGCCAAACTTCACAAGGACTAGGTTGGAGAGAACCAAAAAGTACGGATATAATGGATCGCTATATGATATTATAGAATCAAGCTGTCCTTCAAGTAAATTCTCTGATGCATTGCAGACTCAGGGAAGCTCTCATTTATTAGCTGTACATTTTCCTACCCTTCCTGCGTCAGTTGTAAGGCTTACAGGGGCTGGTGACTGCTTGGTTGGTGGGACACTTGCTTCTCTTTGTTCAGGCTTAGATATTATGCAGAGTATGGCTGTTGGTATTGTAGTTGCCAAAACTGCTGTTGAGACAGAGGGTAATGTGCCTTCAGCATTTAGTTTGGCCTCTATCTCAG ATGATGCAAGGCTGGTATACTCTGCTGCCAGAGTGCTATTCCATCAATCAATGctataa
- the LOC8279524 gene encoding polyol transporter 5, producing the protein MAGVNADSSTQPAPISNKTIADFDPPKKPKRNKFALACAILASMTSILLGYDIGVMSGAAIYIKDEFRLSDLQVEILVGTLNLYSLVGSAAAGRTSDWIGRRYTIVVAGAIFFVGALLMGFATSYAFLMVGRFVAGIGVGYALMIAPVYTAEVSPASSRGFLTSFPEVFINAGILLGYVSNFAFSKLPTHLGWRFMLGVGAVPSVILAVIVLAMPESPRWLVLQGRLGDAKRVLDRTSDSMEESQARLADIKQAAGIPQDCNDDVVQVQRQSHGEGVWRELLLHPTPSVRHILVCAIGIHFFQQASGIDAVVLYSPRIFEKAGIRSDNDKLLATVAVGFVKTIFILVATFLLDRIGRRPLLLSSVAGMIFSLATLGFSLTVIDHSHEKLTWAVALCIAMILAYVAFFSIGMGPITWVYSSEIFPLRLRAQGASMGVAVNRVTSGVISTTFISLYKGITIGGAFFLFAAIASVAWTFFFTCLPETQGRTLEDMEVLFGHFIKWRSAAKDEKLNKAEFHGETNGQIQMGTATSVANNTNTA; encoded by the exons ATGGCTGGTGTAAACGCAGACAGCAGCACCCAACCTGCTCCAATTAGTAATAAAACAATTGCAGATTTTGATCCTCCAAAGAAACCTAAGAGAAACAAGTTTGCTCTTGCTTGTGCTATATTGGCTTCCATGACCTCTATCTTACTTGGTTATG ATATTGGTGTAATGAGTGGAGCTGCAATCTACATCAAAGATGAATTCAGACTCTCTGATCTTCAAGTAGAAATCCTGGTGGGTACACTTAACCTGTACTCACTTGTTGGCTCAGCCGCAGCTGGCCGAACCTCTGACTGGATTGGCCGCCGGTACACCATCGTGGTAGCTGGGGCTATTTTCTTTGTCGGAGCTCTTCTTATGGGATTCGCTACCAGCTACGCTTTCCTCATGGTCGGACGCTTCGTGGCCGGAATTGGAGTCGGGTACGCCCTTATGATTGCTCCGGTCTACACCGCGGAGGTGTCTCCAGCATCATCTCGTGGATTCCTGACATCATTCCCTGAA GTGTTTATTAACGCAGGCATCTTGCTCGGCTATGTATCAAACTTTGCATTTTCCAAGCTCCCAACTCACTTGGGATGGAGATTCATGCTCGGAGTAGGTGCAGTTCCATCAGTTATCCTTGCTGTAATAGTTCTAGCCATGCCGGAGTCACCACGTTGGCTAGTTCTCCAAGGTCGACTAGGCGATGCCAAACGAGTTCTAGACAGGACCTCAGACTCCATGGAAGAATCTCAAGCAAGACTGGCTGACATCAAACAAGCTGCTGGCATTCCCCAAGATTGCAATGACGACGTCGTCCAAGTGCAAAGACAGTCGCACGGTGAAGGTGTATGGAGAGAACTGCTGCTTCATCCTACACCGTCCGTTCGTCACATCTTAGTTTGTGCTATTGGCATTCACTTCTTTCAACAAGCTTCAGGCATTGACGCTGTCGTTTTATACAGCCCACGTATCTTTGAAAAGGCTGGTATCAGATCAGACAATGATAAATTACTTGCAACCGTGGCCGTCGGATTTGTGAAGACTATTTTCATCTTAGTGGCTACGTTTTTACTGGACAGGATCGGACGACGGCCATTGCTTTTAAGTAGTGTAGCCGGGATGATCTTTTCATTGGCAACCCTCGGATTTTCGTTGACCGTTATCGATCATTCGCACGAGAAGCTAACGTGGGCTGTTGCATTATGCATAGCCATGATATTAGCGTACGTAGCGTTTTTCTCGATTGGTATGGGACCCATAACATGGGTTTACAGCTCTGAGATCTTTCCGTTGAGGCTACGCGCTCAAGGTGCGAGTATGGGGGTGGCAGTGAACAGAGTAACGAGTGGGGTAATATCCACTACTTTTATTTCGTTGTATAAAGGGATAACGATTGGCGGCGCGTTTTTCTTATTTGCGGCGATAGCTTCAGTGGCATGgactttcttttttacatgTTTGCCCGAGACACAAGGAAGAACATTGGAGGATATGGAGGTCCTTTTTGGTCATTTTATCAAATGGAGGTCTGCTgcaaaagatgaaaaattgaataagGCGGAATTCCATGGTGAAACTAATGGTCAAATCCAGATGGGTACTGCTACTAGTGTTGCTAATAATACTAATACAGCTTAA